GCGGGCAGCGCGAGCCCCGGAGCCCCCGGCGGCCTGTGCGCCCCGAGCCGGCATGGACCCGGAGAGCTGCGCGCCTTTCGGCGTGGGGCCCGGGCCTCGCCCCTACGCGGCCGCCGGGGATGAGCCTCCGGGCCCCCAGGGAACCCCGGCCGCCGCGCCTCACCTGCACCCCGCGCCACCCCGCGGCCCGCGGCTGACCCGCTTTCCGGCCTGCGGGCCCCTGGAGCCCTACCTCCCGGAGCCGGCCAAGCCGCCCGCCAAGTACCTGCAGGACCTCGGCCCCAGCCCGGCGCTCAACGGCGGCCACTTCTACGAGGGCCCCGCGGAAGGTAAAGCGCGGCGCGGGGCGTAGCGCGCAGCCCCTACCAGGTCTCCGTCTTCCATCCCCGGGCCCGCAGGGGCcaccccgcttccctctcccgcTCGCCTATTCTTAACTTTTTACCTCTCTCACCCTTCGCCACGGCTCCCTCTGAATCCGGACCGGCGCTGGTCCCGGCCGGGCGAAAGCCAGCGCGGTGCTGGAGGCAGAGCCACGCGTGCCTCTGGTGGCGGGAATGGGAGGCGGGAGGTCGAGAGAGGGTGGAGTGGCGACGGCCCGGGGCCCACTCGGGCCCGAAGGCGGCCGGAACCGGGAAAGAGAGATCGTGCTTGGCCGGAGTTGGACTAGAACTGACACCGACCCAGAAGCCCGGACCGGGCCCAGGGCCCGGGCGCCACACTTAACTCTTGGCCCCCATGCGGGGAGAGGAGCGCGGCTTTTGTGTCTGGCGCCCGCTGAGGGCCCT
This genomic interval from Physeter macrocephalus isolate SW-GA chromosome 4, ASM283717v5, whole genome shotgun sequence contains the following:
- the LOC114486055 gene encoding homeobox protein aristaless-like 3, with the translated sequence MDPESCAPFGVGPGPRPYAAAGDEPPGPQGTPAAAPHLHPAPPRGPRLTRFPACGPLEPYLPEPAKPPAKYLQDLGPSPALNGGHFYEGPAEGGRNREREIVLGRSWTRTDTDPEARTGPRARAPHLTLGPHAGRGARLLCLAPAEGPEAGADLQWPSRDSAEGCGLASPGKALLPAP